The Meles meles chromosome 6, mMelMel3.1 paternal haplotype, whole genome shotgun sequence genome has a window encoding:
- the MESP2 gene encoding mesoderm posterior protein 2, whose amino-acid sequence MAQSPPLHSLLGHDHWILPQGWGWAGHPDSTSPASSSDSSGSCPCDGARGPSQPALPARSARATEAAPTAPGRARSGPAGGQRQSASEREKLRMRTLARALHELRRFLPPSVAPAGQSLTKIETLRLAIRYIGHLSAVLGLSEESLQQQRRRRRRSDAATPPRCPLCPDGGPAQAQTQVQAQVPAGAPVLDSAATWGSPPACPVARAAPELLGSRVPDVDPWVTPPYCPATQSPMQLSQGPAPEMALWTPPQAWSAMQMSPEPRNQAVPWTPPPAAPELAVVYQGIAVSPDSCLLPETPPLLSRPACQRLQPQAPWGCWSHSADVLPSSEDQGTVPGFQLGDQSPSQGSGLQLSGCPELWQEDLEGGHLGIF is encoded by the exons ATGGCCCAGTCCCCTCCTCTGCACAGCCTCCTGGGCCACGACCACTGGATCTtgccccagggctggggctgggccggCCACCCGGACTCCACGTCCCCGGCCTCCTCCTCAGACTCGTCGGGCTCGTGCCCCTGCGACGGCGCCCGCGGCCCCTCGCAGCCCGCGCTCCCGGCCCGCAGCGCCCGCGCCACAGAGGCCGCCCCGACGGCGCCAGGACGAGCCCGCAGCGGGCCGGCGGGCGGGCAGCGGCAGAGCGCCAGCGAGCGCGAGAAACTGCGCATGCGCACCCTCGCCCGCGCCCTGCACGAGCTGCGCCGCTTCCTGCCGCCGTCCGTGGCGCCCGCCGGCCAGAGCCTCACCAAGATCGAGACGCTGCGCCTGGCCATCCGCTACATCGGCCACCTGTCGGCCGTGCTGGGCCTCAGCGAGGAGAGCttgcagcagcagcggcggcggcggcggcgcagcGACGCGGCGACACCTCCGCGCTGCCCGCTCTGCCCCGACGGTGGCCCCGCGCAGGCGCAGACGCAGGTGCAGGCGCAGGTGCCGGCGGGCGCCCCGGTCCTGGACTCCGCCGCGACCTGGGGGTCCCCGCCCGCCTGTCCCGTAGCACGAGCGGCGCCTGAGCTCCTGGGGAGCAGGGTGCCTGACGTGGATCCCTGGGTTACACCTCCTTACTGCCCTGCGACGCAGTCGCCCATGCAACTCTCCCAAGGGCCAGCCCCTGAGATGGCCCTTTGGACACCGCCCCAGGCCTGGTCCGCAATGCAGATGTCCCCAGAACCTAGGAACCAGGCCGTGCCCTGGACGCCGCCCCCCGCGGCCCCGGAGCTTGCTGTCGTATACCAG GGTATCGCTGTGTCTCCGGACTCCTGTCTGTTGCCAGAaaccccacccctcctctcccgCCCAGCATGCCAGAGACTCCAACCTCAGGCCCCGTGGGGATGCTGGAGTCACAGTGCCGACGTGCTCCCCAGCTCAGAGGACCAGGGAACAGTCCCTGGCTTCCAGCTTGGTGACCAAAGCCCTTCCCAGGGCTCAGGCCTGCAGCTCAGTGGCTGCCCTGAACTTTGGCAGGAAGATTTGGAGGGGGGCCACCTGGGCATCTTCTAA